A region from the Simiduia sp. 21SJ11W-1 genome encodes:
- the rne gene encoding ribonuclease E — translation MKRMLINATQPEELRVALVDGQWLYDLDIENRNREQKKANIYKGKITRIEPSLEAAFVDYGAERHGFLPLKEISREYFNKSPKDVDGRVKIKDVLKEGQEVIIQVDKEERGNKGAALTTFISLAGRYLVLMPNNPRAGGISRRIEGEERAELRDALSDIQIPQGMGIIVRTAGIGRSSEELQWDMDYLLRQWDAIKTEADSSKAPHFLFQESNVIIRAIRDYLRQDVGEVIVDNQDAFNLACAFIQQVMPNYQSKIKLYEDDIPLFNRYQIESQIETAFEREVKLPSGGSIVIDPTEALVSIDINSSRATKGGDIEETALQTNLEAATEIARQLRLRDIGGLVVIDFIDMQAAKNQREVENRIREALEMDRARVQVGRISRFGLLEMSRQRLRPSLEETMSKVCPRCSGQGTIRSTKSLALSILRLVEEEAQKERSAEIRAIAPVSVATYLLNEKRKTISKIEARNNIRVLIVPKPELQTPHFEVQRLRDDDEGTLETSYKISSPAELVEADQEMNAAPKPVARAAVQQVPPTQPAPTPTPEAKPGIIAQWIAAILVLFAPKPKPKKTSKGGNDRRRNSRNRNQGGNRRRGRGRNNNDDADDNKVDSKTDKSEKPDNKRNQKADDNAEGNEEQRGNRRRRRRRRGGNKDDNENTTPETRDQNAEAEAAPQDAQDNGTEDSNDDRPARRPNSRRGRTQERRRGRRSDQLEKHEKSNETDAENADGQASDQADAGNEKPVKAERQPKAQAQESKPARTEESAKAAPVTTEASAEEKPAARPKATQAAESETAEVASASTEPSTNVEPSANVEPSASEEPSASQEPSANVEPSANVEPLASEEPSANEEPSAAEKASSEQAPVADTEDAAPEKPAAASDTPDAGTVADAAPATEPHTPTAEATPKQEAPSQPASAEYVRPSNDPRKNPKPVGQVMVTTETRQKPQGRPLNTATPAAIERAPKAIARPANDPRNKRTTDADA, via the coding sequence ATGAAAAGAATGCTCATCAATGCAACTCAACCCGAAGAGTTGCGTGTTGCCCTCGTCGATGGCCAATGGCTCTACGACCTGGATATCGAAAATCGCAATCGCGAACAGAAAAAAGCCAACATCTACAAGGGTAAAATTACCCGCATCGAGCCCAGCCTTGAAGCCGCGTTCGTGGATTACGGCGCCGAGCGTCACGGCTTTTTACCCCTCAAAGAAATTTCACGCGAATACTTCAATAAGTCCCCAAAGGATGTTGATGGCCGCGTAAAAATTAAAGACGTTCTGAAAGAAGGCCAAGAGGTCATTATTCAGGTAGATAAAGAAGAGCGCGGCAACAAAGGCGCCGCCCTCACCACCTTTATCAGCCTGGCCGGGCGCTACCTGGTTCTTATGCCGAACAACCCCCGCGCCGGCGGCATTTCACGCCGCATTGAAGGCGAAGAGCGCGCCGAACTGCGCGACGCCCTGAGCGACATCCAAATTCCACAAGGCATGGGCATCATCGTGCGCACCGCCGGCATTGGCCGCAGCTCGGAAGAGTTGCAGTGGGACATGGACTACCTGCTGCGCCAGTGGGACGCCATCAAAACCGAGGCCGACAGCTCCAAAGCGCCACACTTTCTGTTCCAGGAAAGCAACGTCATCATTCGCGCCATTCGCGACTACCTGCGCCAGGATGTTGGCGAGGTAATTGTCGATAACCAAGATGCCTTCAACCTGGCGTGTGCGTTTATCCAGCAGGTAATGCCGAACTACCAGAGCAAGATCAAGCTCTATGAAGACGACATCCCGCTGTTTAATCGCTACCAGATTGAAAGCCAGATCGAAACCGCCTTCGAGCGCGAAGTAAAACTGCCGTCGGGCGGCTCGATTGTTATCGACCCAACCGAAGCGCTGGTATCTATTGACATCAACTCCTCGCGCGCCACCAAAGGCGGCGACATTGAAGAAACCGCCCTGCAAACCAACCTTGAAGCCGCAACGGAAATCGCACGCCAGCTGCGCCTGCGCGACATCGGCGGGCTGGTTGTAATCGATTTCATCGACATGCAAGCGGCCAAGAACCAGCGCGAAGTGGAAAACCGCATCCGCGAAGCCCTTGAAATGGATCGCGCGCGGGTACAGGTTGGCCGCATTTCACGCTTCGGTCTGCTTGAGATGTCGCGCCAACGCTTGCGCCCTTCGCTGGAAGAGACCATGTCGAAGGTGTGCCCGCGCTGCTCAGGCCAAGGCACCATTCGCAGCACCAAGTCACTGGCACTTTCTATTCTTCGCCTGGTTGAGGAAGAAGCACAGAAAGAGCGCAGCGCTGAAATTCGCGCCATTGCACCTGTGTCGGTTGCCACCTACCTGCTCAATGAAAAGCGCAAAACCATCAGCAAAATTGAAGCGCGCAACAACATTCGCGTGTTGATTGTGCCAAAACCCGAGCTGCAAACGCCGCACTTTGAAGTACAGCGCCTGCGCGATGACGACGAAGGCACACTGGAAACCAGCTACAAGATTTCTTCACCGGCAGAACTCGTTGAAGCCGATCAGGAAATGAATGCAGCACCCAAGCCCGTTGCGCGCGCCGCAGTACAGCAGGTACCGCCAACACAACCTGCGCCCACGCCAACACCCGAGGCTAAGCCCGGCATTATTGCCCAGTGGATTGCCGCAATTTTGGTGCTGTTTGCCCCCAAGCCCAAACCCAAGAAAACCAGCAAAGGTGGCAACGATCGTCGTCGCAATTCACGCAACCGCAACCAAGGTGGCAACCGCCGTCGTGGCCGCGGCCGCAACAACAACGATGATGCCGACGACAACAAGGTAGACAGCAAAACCGACAAATCAGAAAAACCTGATAACAAGCGCAACCAAAAAGCCGACGACAACGCCGAAGGCAACGAAGAGCAGCGCGGCAACCGTCGCCGTCGTCGTCGCCGTCGCGGTGGCAACAAAGACGACAATGAAAACACCACGCCAGAAACGCGTGATCAGAATGCAGAGGCTGAAGCCGCGCCGCAAGACGCGCAGGACAACGGCACTGAAGACAGCAACGACGATCGCCCTGCACGCCGCCCGAACTCACGTCGTGGTCGCACCCAGGAACGTCGCCGCGGCCGCCGCTCAGACCAGCTGGAAAAGCACGAGAAGAGCAACGAAACCGATGCTGAAAACGCAGATGGCCAAGCGAGTGATCAGGCTGACGCTGGCAATGAGAAACCTGTAAAGGCCGAACGCCAACCCAAAGCGCAGGCACAGGAATCCAAACCCGCCCGCACCGAGGAAAGCGCCAAGGCCGCACCTGTAACAACTGAGGCCAGCGCCGAAGAAAAGCCCGCTGCACGACCGAAAGCTACCCAAGCCGCTGAAAGTGAAACGGCTGAAGTGGCCTCGGCAAGCACCGAGCCTTCAACAAATGTAGAGCCCTCAGCCAATGTAGAGCCCTCAGCCAGTGAAGAGCCCTCTGCTAGCCAAGAGCCCTCAGCCAATGTAGAGCCCTCAGCCAATGTAGAGCCCTTAGCCAGTGAAGAGCCTTCAGCTAATGAAGAGCCCTCAGCTGCTGAAAAAGCTTCCAGTGAACAAGCACCTGTGGCTGATACAGAAGACGCAGCACCGGAGAAACCCGCTGCCGCAAGTGACACGCCAGATGCCGGCACAGTTGCAGACGCA